The following proteins come from a genomic window of Pseudomonas sp. WJP1:
- the dut gene encoding dUTP diphosphatase, producing the protein MHALQAKILDPRIGTEFPLPQYATPGSAGLDLRAMLEHDIVIKPGETVLIPTGLSIYIGDPNLAALILPRSGLGHKHGIVLGNLVGLIDSDYQGPLMVSCWNRGQTDFTMAVGERLAQLVLVPVVQAHFEMVEEFVETQRGTGGFGHSGSH; encoded by the coding sequence ATGCACGCTTTGCAAGCCAAGATCCTCGACCCCCGCATCGGTACCGAATTCCCGCTGCCGCAGTACGCCACGCCAGGCTCCGCCGGCCTCGACCTGCGCGCCATGCTGGAACACGACATCGTGATCAAGCCGGGTGAAACGGTACTGATCCCCACTGGCCTGTCGATCTACATCGGCGACCCGAACCTCGCAGCGCTGATCCTGCCGCGCTCCGGCCTGGGCCATAAACACGGCATCGTGCTGGGCAACCTGGTCGGGCTGATTGACTCCGACTACCAGGGACCGCTGATGGTCTCTTGCTGGAACCGTGGCCAGACCGACTTCACCATGGCCGTCGGCGAGCGCCTGGCGCAACTGGTGCTGGTGCCCGTGGTGCAGGCGCACTTCGAAATGGTTGAGGAGTTCGTCGAGACCCAGCGCGGTACCGGCGGTTTCGGTCATTCCGGCAGTCACTAA
- the coaBC gene encoding bifunctional phosphopantothenoylcysteine decarboxylase/phosphopantothenate--cysteine ligase CoaBC, protein MQRLYRKRIVLGVGGGIAAYKSADLVRRLIDQGAEVRVVMTRGGAEFITPLTMQALSGHPVHLDLLDPAAEAAMGHIELAKWADLVLIAPATADLIARLAQGIADDLLTTLVLATDAVVAVAPAMNQAMWRDPATQANLQTLESRSFKAFGPASGSQACGDVGLGRMLEATELAQCAADCFQRQALTGKHVLITAGPTQENIDPVRYITNHSSGKMGFALAEAAVEAGARVTLITGPVHLPTPDRVTRIDVVSARDMLAACEAAIPCDLFIASAAVADYRPEVVAPQKLKKDPTNGDGLLLQMVRNPDILASIATRPDRPFSVGFAAETEHLLDYAARKLKDKNLDLIVANDVANPSIGFNSEENACSVIDRELHATLFAQTSKSKIARQLITFIAERLNQV, encoded by the coding sequence ATGCAGCGGCTGTATCGGAAACGCATTGTTCTGGGCGTGGGCGGCGGTATTGCTGCCTACAAGAGCGCCGACCTGGTTCGCCGCCTGATCGATCAGGGCGCCGAAGTGCGCGTGGTCATGACCCGTGGCGGCGCCGAGTTCATAACCCCGCTGACCATGCAGGCCCTGTCCGGGCATCCGGTCCACCTGGACCTGCTGGACCCGGCGGCCGAAGCGGCGATGGGCCACATCGAACTGGCCAAATGGGCCGATCTGGTGCTGATCGCACCTGCCACCGCAGATTTGATCGCGCGCCTGGCACAGGGCATTGCCGATGACCTGCTGACCACATTGGTGCTGGCCACCGACGCAGTGGTTGCCGTCGCTCCGGCGATGAACCAGGCCATGTGGCGCGACCCGGCCACCCAGGCCAACCTGCAAACCCTCGAAAGCCGCAGCTTCAAGGCCTTCGGTCCGGCCTCGGGCAGCCAGGCCTGCGGCGACGTCGGCCTGGGGCGTATGCTCGAAGCCACGGAGCTGGCTCAATGTGCGGCAGATTGCTTCCAGCGCCAGGCACTGACGGGCAAGCACGTGCTGATCACCGCCGGCCCGACCCAGGAAAACATCGACCCGGTGCGCTACATCACCAACCACAGCTCGGGAAAAATGGGCTTTGCCCTGGCCGAAGCGGCGGTTGAAGCCGGCGCCCGCGTAACCCTGATCACGGGCCCTGTGCATCTGCCGACCCCGGACCGCGTTACGCGCATTGACGTCGTCAGCGCCCGCGACATGCTCGCCGCGTGCGAAGCCGCGATTCCTTGCGACCTGTTCATCGCCTCGGCAGCGGTCGCGGATTACCGCCCGGAAGTCGTCGCACCACAGAAACTCAAGAAAGATCCTACGAACGGCGACGGCTTGTTGCTACAAATGGTGCGCAACCCGGACATCCTGGCCAGCATCGCCACACGCCCCGACCGTCCATTCAGTGTCGGTTTCGCCGCCGAAACCGAACACCTGCTCGACTACGCTGCCCGCAAGCTGAAAGACAAGAACCTCGATTTGATCGTCGCCAACGACGTCGCCAACCCGAGCATTGGCTTCAACAGCGAAGAAAACGCCTGCAGCGTGATCGACCGTGAACTTCACGCCACACTCTTCGCCCAGACCAGCAAGAGCAAGATTGCTCGACAGCTGATCACTTTTATCGCCGAACGTCTGAACCAGGTTTAA